One window of Saprospiraceae bacterium genomic DNA carries:
- a CDS encoding C40 family peptidase produces the protein MLRKIAIPLVNIRKEPSHKSELISQLLFGECFSVVQQQEDWFFIKSNSDGYEGWMENRMDTFIDSEALIKPKIITSFLATVHRTQNHQFKIPIGSLVDDNIRISSGQSSEVLEIAEAINCVTEQLEGAPYLWGGRTGFGIDCSGLSQLVYRFIGINLPRDADLQCQQGLDLFFGQQEQGDLLFYENSQGRIIHVAIAMDKETAIHASGFVRQDRYDERGIYNETLKRYTHKFAFAKKIIGPG, from the coding sequence ATGTTAAGAAAAATTGCCATTCCGTTGGTCAATATTCGAAAAGAACCTTCTCATAAGTCTGAATTAATTAGTCAGTTGTTATTTGGGGAATGTTTTTCGGTAGTCCAGCAACAGGAAGATTGGTTTTTTATTAAGTCGAATTCAGATGGGTATGAAGGTTGGATGGAAAATCGCATGGATACTTTTATAGATTCCGAGGCTTTGATTAAACCTAAAATTATTACTAGTTTTTTAGCTACCGTACATAGGACACAAAATCATCAGTTTAAAATCCCAATTGGTTCGCTTGTCGATGATAATATTAGGATTTCTTCTGGTCAATCTTCTGAAGTTTTAGAAATAGCAGAAGCTATAAATTGCGTTACTGAGCAATTGGAAGGGGCCCCTTATTTGTGGGGAGGGAGAACCGGTTTTGGCATAGATTGTTCTGGATTAAGTCAATTAGTTTATCGATTCATTGGGATTAATTTACCCCGAGACGCGGATTTGCAATGTCAACAAGGCTTGGATCTGTTTTTTGGTCAGCAAGAACAGGGAGATCTTTTATTTTACGAAAACAGCCAAGGTCGAATTATACATGTTGCGATTGCAATGGATAAAGAGACAGCAATTCACGCCTCTGGTTTTGTTAGGCAGGATCGATATGACGAAAGAGGTATTTATAACGAAACGCTAAAGCGATATACACATAAATTCGCCTTCGCTAAAAAAATTATAGGGCCCGGATGA
- a CDS encoding pyridoxal-phosphate dependent enzyme, whose protein sequence is MHYFNNILETIGKTPLIKLNKVVDDIQALVLAKVETFNPGHSIKDRMAVKMVEDAVKSGKIKPGGTIIECTSGNTGMGLALTACVKGYKCIFTTSDKQSKEKIDLLKALGAEVIVCPTNVEPSDPRSYYSVAEKLSKEIPNSFWCNQYDNLSNTTAHYESTGPEIWEQTDGKITHLVVGVGTGGTISGTAKYLKEKNPAIKVWGIDTYGSVFKKYKETGIFDEKEIYPYITEGIGEDILPKNVDFDLIDLFEKVSDKDGAILARRLAREEGILLGYSSGSAMAGLLQLKDKLKKDDVVVIIFHDHGSRYIGKIYNDEWMRQRGFLQTELLVSDLIKQKTDKSFYSVSANESIRNVLTMMKTHDISQLPLMENDQIIGTISESTVLNFIIENPLNNPEKQARSIMSDPMPKVSLQTPLSTLNKYFSEKIPGVITQDQLGNFHVLTKYDIIRAL, encoded by the coding sequence ATGCACTATTTTAACAATATTCTTGAAACCATCGGAAAAACCCCATTAATAAAACTTAACAAAGTCGTTGATGATATCCAGGCCCTTGTATTAGCGAAAGTCGAAACTTTTAATCCAGGCCATTCTATTAAAGACCGCATGGCTGTTAAAATGGTTGAAGACGCTGTAAAATCTGGTAAAATTAAACCAGGTGGCACGATCATTGAATGTACCAGCGGCAACACGGGTATGGGACTTGCTTTAACAGCTTGTGTTAAAGGCTACAAATGCATTTTCACCACCTCTGACAAGCAATCTAAAGAAAAAATTGATTTATTGAAAGCACTAGGTGCAGAAGTCATCGTTTGCCCTACCAATGTGGAACCTTCAGATCCAAGGTCCTATTATTCAGTAGCCGAAAAGCTAAGCAAAGAAATTCCCAATTCGTTTTGGTGCAATCAATACGATAATTTATCTAACACTACGGCACATTATGAAAGTACGGGTCCTGAAATATGGGAACAAACCGATGGCAAAATCACTCATTTGGTTGTTGGAGTTGGAACAGGTGGAACCATTTCAGGTACTGCAAAATATTTGAAAGAGAAGAATCCGGCTATAAAAGTTTGGGGTATCGATACGTATGGGTCTGTATTTAAAAAATATAAGGAAACTGGAATCTTTGATGAAAAAGAAATTTATCCATATATAACGGAAGGGATCGGCGAAGACATTCTTCCTAAAAATGTAGATTTTGATTTAATTGATTTGTTCGAAAAAGTTAGTGATAAAGACGGGGCCATTTTAGCAAGAAGGTTGGCCAGAGAAGAAGGCATATTGCTGGGATATTCATCAGGTTCAGCAATGGCGGGACTTTTGCAACTTAAAGACAAACTCAAGAAAGATGATGTAGTTGTTATTATTTTTCATGATCATGGAAGTCGTTACATTGGTAAAATTTACAATGATGAGTGGATGCGCCAAAGAGGATTTCTTCAAACAGAATTGTTGGTTTCAGATTTGATTAAACAAAAAACTGATAAAAGCTTTTACAGTGTTTCTGCAAATGAAAGTATTCGGAATGTGCTTACAATGATGAAAACACATGATATTTCTCAACTTCCTCTAATGGAAAACGACCAGATCATTGGTACAATTTCCGAAAGTACGGTATTGAATTTTATTATAGAAAACCCTTTAAATAATCCGGAAAAACAAGCCCGGTCCATCATGTCAGACCCCATGCCGAAGGTCTCCTTACAGACTCCTTTAAGCACTTTAAACAAATATTTTTCAGAAAAAATTCCCGGAGTAATTACTCAAGATCAGCTTGGTAATTTTCATGTATTGACAAAATATGATATCATCCGGGCCCTATAA
- a CDS encoding LysM peptidoglycan-binding domain-containing protein, with product MLNKTLIFNLLCLLTLNLYGQITHELEDFSQIQIEENQDQILYFNHKVTKKESLYRISRIYNISTNALYSFNQFQPDDLLKENSLLKIPFDPTKLIVDKKANSFPIYYKVQAKENLYGLSKRKLKIDKKILKKLNPQIETSFQEGMQILVGYFPLETVHENESETAEINAIIAKPSEQVFTKESRGVAISESVVLGDGRLFALHNEAKIESMIEIINPIQNRKVLAKVIGRIPPIYEKDVKVLVSAEVSRQLAVIGKRFFVNIRYR from the coding sequence ATGTTAAATAAAACCCTTATATTCAATCTGTTATGTCTTCTGACGCTTAATCTTTATGGGCAAATTACTCATGAACTAGAAGATTTTAGTCAAATCCAAATAGAAGAAAACCAAGATCAAATTCTATATTTTAATCACAAGGTTACTAAAAAGGAATCTCTTTACAGAATTTCACGAATCTATAATATTTCTACCAATGCACTTTATAGCTTTAACCAGTTTCAACCGGATGATCTATTGAAAGAAAACAGTCTATTAAAAATTCCATTTGATCCGACTAAACTAATAGTTGACAAAAAAGCGAATTCGTTTCCAATTTATTACAAAGTCCAGGCTAAAGAAAATTTATATGGCTTAAGTAAGCGGAAATTAAAAATTGATAAAAAGATTCTTAAGAAATTAAATCCTCAAATAGAAACTTCATTTCAAGAAGGCATGCAAATTTTAGTAGGATATTTTCCTCTTGAAACCGTTCACGAAAACGAATCTGAAACAGCTGAAATAAATGCGATTATAGCTAAACCAAGTGAACAAGTTTTTACAAAGGAATCACGAGGCGTAGCAATTAGCGAATCGGTTGTCCTTGGAGATGGGCGCTTATTTGCTTTACACAATGAAGCAAAGATTGAATCGATGATAGAAATTATTAATCCAATCCAAAACAGAAAAGTTCTTGCTAAAGTGATTGGTAGAATTCCACCCATTTACGAAAAAGATGTTAAAGTTTTGGTATCAGCTGAAGTAAGCAGACAATTAGCTGTGATTGGAAAAAGATTTTTTGTCAACATTCGATACCGCTGA
- the kdsB gene encoding 3-deoxy-manno-octulosonate cytidylyltransferase: MGLEMVAIIPARFDSSRLPGKLLLKLEGKSILQRVYESALQCSVLDKVFIATDSELIFDHATEFGAECFLSKLKHESGTDRIAELAETLSDTKFIINLQGDEPFINPKHIEILCDSIRFNQTDIATLAVRIQNSEGIDNPNVVKIVTSLTNQALYFSRASIPYLREKNTESPNFEWLKHIGIYAFKHEVLLKLAKSKPTALEGFEKLEQLRWLQHGYHIQVGLVDAHGIGIDTERDYLDAINYAKENRL; encoded by the coding sequence ATGGGTCTTGAAATGGTAGCAATAATACCAGCGCGATTTGATTCATCCCGTCTGCCAGGGAAATTATTGTTAAAATTAGAAGGCAAATCGATTTTACAAAGGGTTTATGAAAGTGCTTTGCAATGCTCAGTTTTAGATAAGGTATTCATTGCTACGGATAGCGAATTGATATTTGATCATGCCACTGAATTTGGAGCGGAATGTTTTTTGAGCAAACTCAAGCATGAAAGTGGGACAGATCGTATTGCTGAACTTGCAGAGACCCTTTCGGATACAAAATTTATTATAAACTTACAAGGGGATGAGCCCTTTATAAATCCAAAGCACATTGAGATTTTGTGTGATTCCATCCGTTTTAATCAGACAGATATTGCCACCTTAGCAGTTCGAATACAGAATTCTGAAGGAATTGATAATCCCAATGTAGTTAAAATAGTAACCAGTTTGACGAATCAGGCTCTTTACTTTAGCAGAGCCAGCATTCCTTATTTAAGAGAAAAGAATACTGAATCACCAAATTTTGAATGGTTGAAACACATAGGGATTTATGCCTTCAAGCATGAAGTTTTGTTAAAATTAGCCAAATCTAAACCAACAGCTCTCGAAGGGTTTGAGAAATTAGAACAATTAAGATGGTTGCAACATGGATACCATATTCAAGTTGGACTGGTAGATGCCCATGGTATTGGTATTGATACTGAACGAGATTATTTGGATGCTATAAATTATGCCAAGGAAAATAGACTTTAA
- a CDS encoding cytidine deaminase, whose protein sequence is MLDSPQKELLDAALNASVNAYAPYSQFYVGAAILLENHKIISGTNQENASYPCGICAERALLYHYGNLQPKLKIIKMAVTVANKNLKNLSPIAPCGLCRQVMCEFEQNNGSPIELILGHPEHESIIIPEINKLLPFVFNSDYLFKPV, encoded by the coding sequence ATGCTTGATTCACCTCAGAAAGAACTATTAGATGCTGCTTTGAATGCTTCGGTTAATGCCTACGCACCATACAGCCAATTTTATGTTGGAGCAGCCATCCTTTTAGAAAATCATAAAATCATTTCAGGTACAAATCAAGAAAACGCATCCTATCCTTGTGGGATTTGCGCCGAAAGAGCTTTATTATATCATTATGGGAATTTGCAACCAAAATTAAAAATTATTAAAATGGCTGTTACTGTTGCAAACAAAAACTTAAAAAATCTATCCCCAATTGCTCCTTGTGGACTTTGCAGACAAGTAATGTGCGAATTCGAACAAAACAACGGATCCCCAATCGAATTAATACTTGGACATCCCGAACATGAAAGCATCATCATTCCTGAAATTAACAAGCTACTTCCGTTTGTTTTCAATTCAGACTATTTATTCAAGCCTGTTTAA
- the prmC gene encoding peptide chain release factor N(5)-glutamine methyltransferase, with product MDKQKLCQVLYVALNNIYNAHEINNITNYVWYDIQNKSRGKYSSLEHFLEAPAYKNLIANLLEKVPIQYVLTSADFMGLDLLVTPDVLIPRPETEGLVQWILDDHPNAALFNVLDIGTGSGCIALALKKFRPNWNLFALDVSEKALEIASTNADKLNLKISFIQADLFEDEDKVPVFCNLIVSNPPYISKLEMDQMDAHVLLYEPNVALFPKGDDPLIFYKWIAEFVQKNAAEPTWIYLELNALQWEAIEQIFLNASFKDIEIKKDLESLNRMMRIRKL from the coding sequence TTGGATAAACAAAAATTATGCCAAGTGCTATATGTAGCATTAAATAATATATATAATGCGCATGAAATCAATAATATAACTAACTATGTATGGTATGATATACAGAATAAATCCAGAGGTAAGTACTCGAGCTTAGAACATTTTTTAGAAGCTCCGGCATACAAAAATTTGATAGCCAATTTGCTTGAGAAGGTTCCTATTCAGTATGTTTTAACTAGTGCTGACTTTATGGGATTGGATTTACTGGTTACTCCGGATGTACTTATCCCAAGACCCGAAACAGAAGGTCTAGTTCAATGGATACTTGATGATCATCCTAATGCAGCACTTTTTAATGTACTCGATATTGGAACTGGATCAGGATGCATTGCATTGGCTTTAAAAAAGTTTAGACCTAATTGGAATTTATTTGCCTTGGATGTATCAGAAAAGGCACTGGAAATTGCAAGCACTAATGCTGACAAGTTAAATTTAAAGATTTCATTCATTCAGGCTGATTTGTTTGAAGATGAAGACAAGGTGCCTGTTTTTTGTAATCTTATTGTTTCGAATCCACCCTACATTTCAAAACTTGAAATGGACCAGATGGATGCGCATGTTTTATTGTATGAACCCAATGTCGCCCTTTTCCCTAAAGGGGACGATCCACTTATATTTTATAAGTGGATTGCTGAATTTGTGCAAAAGAATGCAGCTGAACCAACCTGGATCTATTTAGAATTGAATGCATTGCAATGGGAAGCCATAGAGCAAATA